AGGGTTTACGAGAGAGCCCAATCGCCTGATGCAGGACGATCGAAAAGGAGGACGAGAATGATCATGGCGGACGAGGTTTCGGGAAGCGAGATCCGTGAGCTGCGCAAGCGGCTCGGCCTCACCCAGGAGGAGTTTGCGCACGCGGTGGCGGTGACCTTCTCGACCGTGAATCGCTGGGAGAACGGCCACGCCAAGCCGAGCAAGCTCGCGCGCCGCGCGATCGAGTCGCTCGCGGCGATGAAGGGTGCGAACCTGTCGAGCAGCAACAGCCAGACGATCGAGGAGCTCGCGTCGAGCTCGTACTCCCACCGGAACGACTGAGGTTCTTGCAATGGGCGATGGGCGGAGCTCCCGCTTGCGGGCGGGAGCTCCGTAGACCCGCCCGGCTGCCGGCCCGCGTCGCGGATGTGCTAGACGCGGGACGATGCAGCGCAACTTCCAAGCTTCCTCGCCCGCGCTCGCCGGTTGCGACACGCTGGTCGCGCTCGGCGAGGCCGCGCGCCGCGGCGTCGCGATCTTCGGCAAGAACAGCGACCGTCCGCCCGGCGAGGCGCAAGCCCCGGTGATCGTCGACCGGGCGCTGCATGCGCCCGGCGACCGCGTACGCTGCCAGTACGTCGAGATCCCGCAGGTCCGTGAGACCGCGCGCGTGCTCGGCTCGCGTCCGACCTGGCTCTGGGGCTTCGAGATGGGCCTCAACGAGCACGGGGTCGCGATCGGCAACGAGACCGTGTTCGCGCACGAGGCGCCCGCCGCGACGGGGCTCATCGGCATGGACCTGGTGCGGCTCGGGCTCGAGCGCGCCGCTTCGGCGGAGCAGGCGGTCTCGGTCCTGATCGAGCTGATCGAGACCCACGGCCAGGGCGGCTCGGGGTTCCGCGACCTCGAGTGGCCGTACAACAACTCCTTCCTCGTCGCCGACCCGGACGAGGCCTGGATCCTCGAGGCCGCGGGCCGTCAGTGGGCGACCCGCCGCTGCGCCGCGACCGACTCGATCTCGAACCAGGTGTCGATCGGCGCCGACTGGGAGCGGCTCGGCGCGACGGTCATCGAGCGGGCGCGCGCGCTCGGGCTCGAGACCAGCGAGCCGTTCGACTTCGCGCGCGCCTACCGCGACACGACGACCATCCCGCCGCAGCTCTCCGAGGGACGGCTCCGTCGCTCGCGTGCGCTCCTCGCCGAAGGGCGCGGACGGCACACGGTCGAAACCCTGCAGGCGATCCTGCGCGACCACGACGCGAGTGGCGGCCCGCGCTTCGTCGCCGGCGCGACGCCCGACGAGGAGCGCTTCTACACGCTGTGCATGCACCAGGGCCCGAGCCGGACGGCCGCCAGCATGGTCATCGAGCTCGAGCGCGGTGCGGGGGTGGAGCGCGTCGCCTGGCTCGCGCTCGGCCGGCCGTGCACGTCGGCCTTCTTCCCGGTGTTCTTCGCGGGCGAGCTGCCCGACGAGCTCGTGCGCGCCGGCGAGCAGGATGGGGCCGGCGAGGGGCTCTGGTGGGTGTTCGAGCGCCTCGCGGAGCAGGCGGAGCGCAGCCCCGAAGCGGCCGACGCGATCGGCGCGCGCTTCGCCGAGCTCGAGCGCAGCCTCGCCGAGGAGGCGAGCCGCTTCGCGGCGGACGCCGCCGGCTGCACGCCGTCCGAGCTCGCCGAGCGCGCGACGGCGGCGAACCGCGCGGTGTTCGCTCGGGTCGACGCGACCGCGCGCAGGCTCGCGCAGCGCTGCGCGGAGCTCGTCGCCGGCGCCTGAGCAAGGCGCCCGCGTTCGAGCCCCGCGGCCGGCGCGTCGAGCGCGCACGCGCGTTCGAGCCCGCCGGCCGCGCCTGGGCAACGGCGCGCGCGCGAGCTCGACAGCGTGTCGCGCGGCGCTCAGCCCTCGCGGCCGTCCGAGCGCCCGAGCAGCAGCACGCGGTCGCTCGACGCGCCGCGGGCGGCGATCAGCAGCAGCGTGCCCTCGGCGTCGAAGCCGACGATCTGCAGCGAGCTGATCGTGCCGAGCTGACCCGTGTGACGGCTCGACGCGACCGTCACCAGGTCGCCGTTCGCGCGGCGCACCGTGGCGCGGACCTCCTCGACGCGCGCGGTGCCGCCGTCCGCGCTGCCGAGCCGCGTCGTGAACGCGATGTCGCCCGCGTCGTTGAGACGCGACGCCTGCAGGTCGAGGACGATCGCGCCCTCGCCCGGGAACGGCTCGCCTTCGCGGACGATCTCGACGAGCCCGCTCGCGTCGCCGTACCAGAGCGAGGCCCGCGGCGTCGCGGACGGGTCGCCCGGCGGCACGAGCCCGGCCTCGAACAGCGCCCGCCCGGCGCCGTCGATCGCGAGCCCGCGCAGCGTCGCGACGGTCTGCCCGCCGAGCTCGGTGCCCTCCTTCGCAAGCAGCGAGAACGAGTCGCCGCGCAGCACGCCGATCACGTGCGGCCGGCGCTCGCCGACGAGCTCGCGCTGCGTCGCCTCGATCAGGATGTCCCCCGAGGCGTTGATCGCGACCGCCTCGAGCGCGTTCAGCAGGCCGACGCCGGGCAGCTCGCTCGACGCGGTGAGCACGACGTCGGTGACGCCGTCTCGATGGTGCAGCAGCATCGGCGCGTTGCCGCGACGCGGGAGCGAGAACCAGGCGCCGCCGTTCGGGTCGATCTCGACGCGCACCGCCGTCGGCCGCTGGCGCTCGAGCTCGAGCTCCTCGTCGTCGAGGCGGGTGACGCCGCCCGTGTCGGCGACGTAGAGCGCGTTGGTGCAGCTCACGCGCGGCTGCTCGTCGCCGACCTGGACCTCGCACGGGCCACCGCCGCCGACGAAGGCGACGACGCCGCCCGTGCCGATGCGCACGTTGCCCAGGATGCGGAAGTCCGGGAACACCGGACCGGGCTCCGCGCCCGCGATCGTCTGGATCACGCCGTCGGCGAGGAGGTGCAGGCGATCGGA
This window of the Candidatus Binatia bacterium genome carries:
- a CDS encoding helix-turn-helix domain-containing protein, whose amino-acid sequence is MADEVSGSEIRELRKRLGLTQEEFAHAVAVTFSTVNRWENGHAKPSKLARRAIESLAAMKGANLSSSNSQTIEELASSSYSHRND
- a CDS encoding C69 family dipeptidase; this encodes MQRNFQASSPALAGCDTLVALGEAARRGVAIFGKNSDRPPGEAQAPVIVDRALHAPGDRVRCQYVEIPQVRETARVLGSRPTWLWGFEMGLNEHGVAIGNETVFAHEAPAATGLIGMDLVRLGLERAASAEQAVSVLIELIETHGQGGSGFRDLEWPYNNSFLVADPDEAWILEAAGRQWATRRCAATDSISNQVSIGADWERLGATVIERARALGLETSEPFDFARAYRDTTTIPPQLSEGRLRRSRALLAEGRGRHTVETLQAILRDHDASGGPRFVAGATPDEERFYTLCMHQGPSRTAASMVIELERGAGVERVAWLALGRPCTSAFFPVFFAGELPDELVRAGEQDGAGEGLWWVFERLAEQAERSPEAADAIGARFAELERSLAEEASRFAADAAGCTPSELAERATAANRAVFARVDATARRLAQRCAELVAGA